Genomic window (Bacillus pumilus):
ACCCATTCTTCCCAGAAGCAAACCCGGATACGTGTAAAGCAGAAGCGGATAGTAAACATATGAGTGCCCACATGCTGGCTGCATTCCAAGACGGAACAAAAACGATGGCAGAAATGAACCTACTAAGTAATGCAACAGGACTTTTGCCAGATAAGGTGGGTATGCACGGAGTAGAAGCGAATTTAGAAAATGTAGCAGATAAATTGAATCAAAAACAGCAAGGCGGCGTGCTCGATCACTTTGGAGTCGTTGAATATGTAAATGGACTTGCACCAGGTGTATTTGTCATCGTGAAGAGTGATCTTGAGCCCGTTGATGAAGAGCTACGTTACTTAAAAGTCGGAAAAGGCCCGCACTACACACTTTACCGTCCTTTCCACTTAGCGAGTCTTGAAACACCTGTTACGATCGCAAAAGCGGTCTTACAGCATGATTCCTCCATTCACCCAATTGGTGTACCAGTATCAGAAACTGTAGCTGTTGCGAAAAGAGATATCAAAGCAGGGGAATCACTTGACGGAATTGGCGGATACTCCGTAAGAGGTGTACTTGAAACACATCAAGACATGAAAGCGAACGGCCACATTCCAATTGGCTTAATCAGCGGAAAAGTCATAGCGAAAAAAGACATCAAACTAGGACAATTCCTGACGCATGATGATGTTGAACTTGATTCAAACACAACGGTCTGGAAGCTACGTTCACTACAAGATCATTTATTTCAATCATAAGGACGTGAAGCTGTGGAAAAATTAGCTATCGTACTTTGTATCGTTCTCGTTGTGCAGTATGGGTTATCTTTTATTCAAATTAAGTACTACCGAAAGAGCATGGATTCACTTATTGATGATTACAGAGGGAAGCATGGCTATCACTTATTTTCGGGAATGGAGCGGCGCAAAGTGGGCCCTGGAGCCATTGCGCTCATCATTGTGGATGAATCGTATATCATTCAAAAATGCCATGTGCTTGGCGGTGTGTCGATTTTATCTAAATTTAAAGAAGTTCCTTCATATGAAGGAAAGCATGTCGGTGCAGTGCTAGACGAGCATCATATGATGAAGCAGACGCTAAAAAAACGCAAAAAGGGGCCAGCTGTCATGCAAGCACTTTCCATGGCGGCTGAACAAGCACTTGTCTCGATTTCGAAAAAAAATATAACAAATGTGAACTAAGAAAGGGGAGATGAAACATGGAATGGATTCAATGGTTTGGAGAACACTTTATCGGAATGTTTGAAGCCGGCGGAAAGCAATTCATGGGTCTTGTTACAGGTATCGTTCCAACGCTTGTTGTGTTACTTACTTTCACTTATGCTGTCATGAAGTTTATTGGAGAAGAACGAGTGAATAGAGCGATTCAGTTTGCAGCGAAATATACCATTTTGCGCTACACGTTAATGCCGATCTTATCCGTTCTTATTTTGACAAACCCAATGGCTTATACGTTTGGCCGCTTCTTACCCGAAAAACAAAAACCAGCATTCTATGATTCAGCTGTTTCATTTGTTCATCCGGTGACATCACTGTTCCCGTATGCCAACGCAGGAGAACTATTTGTCTACTTAGGGATTGCGAACGGGATTAAAGAAGCTGGGTACTCCATGTCAGAACTGGCTGTTCGTTACTTCTTAGTCGGGATCGTCGTCATTTTACTTCGCGGAATCATTACTGAATGGATCACAAAATACTTAGCAGGAAAAATGAAAGCGAATTCACAATAGGGGAGGGTCAGACATGACAAACCACAAAGTATTTGTTGCAAAAGGCGCTGGTGGATGGGGGAAAGGCTTGGAGCTTGAACCAACTGGTAAAAGAAGAAAGGTTGTTTCCATTACAGGGGGAGGCATTCACCCAGTTGCACGTAAAATTGCAGAAATGACAGGGACAGAAGCATGTGACGGCTTTAAAAACTCGATACCAGAAGATGAAATGATGTGTGTTGTCATTGACTGCGGAGGAACGGCGCGAATCGGACTTTATCCAATGAAACGCATTCCAACTGTCGATGTGTTGGCATCCTCTCCTTCTGGACCGCTTGCAAAACATATTACAGAGGATATCTTCGTATCAGGCGTCACAGAAAAAGATATTTCCTTTGCGGAAGCGTCTGATGGTGAAGAGACTGTAGAAGGTCAAGAAAGTAGTGGGCCAATTGACAAAGAGAATTTTAAAGAAACGTATTCAAAACTGAAAGAAGAAAATATCGAGCGTCAGGAAAAAGGGAATTTCCTGATGAGGTTCTCAAGAGGAATCGGGAAAGTCACCGGTACGTTCTATCAGGCAGGCCGTGATTCCGTTGATATGCTTTTGAAAAACATTATTCCATTCATGGCATTTGTCAGTATGTTAATTGGAATTATCAATTATACAAAAATTGGTGACTTGATTGCTCATTTTCTATCACCACTGGCTGGATCTTTATGGGGGCTCTTACTGCTTGTTGTCGTCTGTACACTGCCGTTCCTATCGCCAGTCTTAGGACCTGGGGCAGTCATTGCACAAGTCATCGGTGTACTTATTGGTAGTCAAATTGCACTAGGAAACATTCCGCCTCAATTTGCTCTTCCAGCACTGTTTGCTATCAACGGTCAAGTAGGGTGTGACTTTATTCCAGTGGGGCTATCACTTGGTGAAGCGAAGCCGGAAACGGTACAATATGGGGTACCAGCTGTTTTGTATAGCCGTCTCATTACAGGGGTTCTATCTGTTGTGATCGCATACGTTGCCAGCTTCGGTATGTATTAAACGTATTAAAGGAGGAATCGAGATACATGGTAACACAATCCGTCGTAAAAGAAATTGGGATTTTAGTCCCTCAATTTAAAGAAGATAAGCTGATTGTTTTATTTGGCCCCGCAGCGCCGCAGGAATTAAGAGATATGTCCGTCATTCATGAGTTCGAACATTTAGAAGAAGAACCGCTGAAACTGGGCGGTACCATTCAAGTGGGCGATCAAACGTACACGATCACAGCCGTCGGCAATAAAGCAAATGACAACTTTAAAGAGCTCGGCCATATTTCGATCTACTTCCAAGAGCCGTTTGATGATGTATTACCGGGAGCTGTTTTTGCATCCCCGCACACCTTTCCTGATATAAAAGAAGGCGTACGAATCGAAATTTCGTAAGCATGTATGCAGAAAAGCTGTTCCTCAAAAGGAGCAGCTTTTTTATGTGAGGTTTACCAGAAAGAGCATTTGCGATATGCTGTAACCATTCATTATTTGTTTATTCAGAATTTTTACACAGGGGGAAATGATGGTGTCACTGGAATTGAAGAATGTTTCTTTAAAACGAAATGGAAAATGGCTGCTTCAAGCTGTTGACTGGCAGGTGAACAAAGAAGAGCACTGGGTGCTTTACGGTTTAAATGGGGCGGGCAAAACCGCTTTATTAAATATGCTCTGCTCATATTATTTCCCTACGTCAGGTGAGATGACCGTGCTCGGACATGTCTTTGGCAAGGAGGCTCTTGGCGAAAAGCTCAGAAAAAAAATTGGCCTCATTTCTGCGGGACTTGAAAAGAAACTGCACAGAGACGACAATGCATTTGAAATTGTTCTTAGCGGAGCATTTGCTTCAATCGGGCTTTATGAAACCCCTACAGATGAAATAAGAGAGAAAGCCATTGATCTATTAAAAGCATTTGGTTCATTCAAATATGCTAACCGGACATATGAAACTCTCTCGCAAGGAGAAAAGCAAAAAGTCCTGATTGCGAGGGTTTTAATGAATGATCCGCAGCTTTTGATTTTAGATGAGCCTGTGACAGGTCTTGATTTTTTAGCAAGAGAACAAGTGCTGGAGACCATCTCATTCATTGCTTCAAAGTCTAATGCACCGACTATGCTCTACACGACCCATCATGCAGAAGAGATTCTGCCAGTTTTTCAGCACACTTTATTATTAAAAGATGGGACCGTATTTGATCAAGGAGAAACAAAAGAAATGATGACAAGCGACTTGCTTTCGTCCTTCTTTGAATGTTCGGTAGATGTGATGTGGAGAAATGGCCGTCCGCATTTAAGTAAAGTGTAGATAAAAGAAACTATTGGTCTGCGTCCCTGCTTTTCCATCATACATATTATAGTAGAAAACGAAAGGCGGGGAAGGGCAAATGATCAGTATTTCTGAATTCCAAATCAAGGATGTCGTCGATGTGTCGAGCGGGAAAAAACTAGGCACCATTGGCGACATTGATATTAATGTCACGAGCGGTAAAATACAAGCAATCATTATTGGCGGCACAGGTAAAATGATGGGATTTTTCGGAAAAGAAGAGGAAATGATTGTGCCGTGGCGAAATATAGTAAAAATTGGCGAAGATGTAATACTTGTCCGATTGTCTTCTTAATTCACATACCTCCTCAATAAATGAATCCATTATCCTTAACATAAGCTCTCCATTCTCAGCAAACAATGTCTTTTTCGGGTAAAAAGATTACGTTTTCATATCAATTTGAAAAAAAACCTGTAGAAAGGGCACATTTGAGTGTAATATTTAATGAATCCCACTAACTGTCTACGCATGTCTTGTGGTAAAATAGGAGCGAAATAAAGAGAGATGAATGAAAGGTGGGAGGGTAGCTTTGACATACAAATATGACCCCTTTCAGCAGAAATCACCTTATGCAATGACCATTCATGATTGGACGAACATGACATGTTCTGGTAAAGAGGTATTGGCCGGATTTACGACAAAAAATGGCGGATTCAGCCTTTCTCCATATCAATCATTGAACACTGGACTCCATGTAGGAGATGATGCTTCTAGTGTCCAAATGAATCGTCAAGTCATAGCAGATGATGCTGCTGTGCCGCTCTCTGATTGGGTGTTTGCAGACCAAACACACGAGGACCGCATCAAGAAAGTCACCAAAGAACAAAGAGGAAGAGGAAGTCTTCATTATCACGAGGCACTGCCTGGAACAGACGGCTTATATACGTCTGAACCGAACATGATGCTCGCTCTTTGTTTCGCTGACTGCGTTCCGCTTTATTTTCTAGCTCCGCAAAATGGACTCATTGGAACAGCCCATGCTGGATGGAAAGGAACCGTCAAGCAAATTGGTGCAAAGATGGTTGATGTATGGATCAACCGAGAAGGTGTCAAGACCGATCAAATACAAGTCGTCATTGGACCATCCATTGGCAGCTGCTGCTACATAGTTGATGACGTGGTCTTGAATCAAGTGAAACAGCTTCACTTTTCAACAGATGATGTGTATTCCGAGATTTCACAAGGACAATATAAATTAGACTTAAAAACATTAAACAAAAACGTATTGCTTCATGCAGGAATAAAAGAAGAAAACATACATGTCAGTTCGATGTGCACAAGCTGCAATGAACAGCTTTTCTTCTCACACCGTCGTGATCAAGGAAAAACAGGACGTATGATGTCTTTTGTCGGGTTTAAGGAGGCATAAGTGCAATTGAATGTACGAGAGAATCTCAGACAAATAAATGAACAAATCAACGAAGCATGTAAAAGAGCTGGCCGGAACCCAGCGGATGTATCCGTCGTTGCTGTCACAAAGTATGTCTCGGTTGAACGGGCACTAGAAGCCAAGAAAGCAGGAATTTTGCACTTTGGTGAAAATCGTGATCAAGGGTTACTTGAAAAACAAGCGGCCATAACCGATGAAAACATTAGCTGGCACTTCATCGGCAGTTTACAAACACGAAAAGTGAAATCTGTCATTCAAACAATTGACTACTTACATTCGCTCGACAGGATGTCTCTTGCGAATGAAATTGAAAAAAGAGCGGATCACACGGTTCGCTGCTTTGTACAGGTGAATACATCGCAGGAGGAGTCAAAACACGGCTTACAAAGTGAAGACGTGATCCCATTTGTCAAACAGCTCGCTGATTTCAGACACATTGAAATTGCTGGACTGATGACGATGGCTCCATTTACAGATGATCACACTGTGATTCGAAACTGCTTTAAAACATTAAAACATCTTCAAGAAGAAGTAAAACATCTTAACCAAGTAAATGCACCTTGTCAGCATTTATCGATGGGCATGTCAAATGATTTTGAAATCGCAATTGAAGAAGGTGCGACATTCGTTCGGATTGGCTCTTCACTTGTTGGAAATGAAACAGGAGGTGCGTGACATGAGCATAAAAAATAAGTTTAAAAGCTTTTTCACTCTCGACGATGAAGAGTATGAGTACGAATATATTGATGAAGAAAGAGAACCAGCTCAAGAAGAAAAAAGCACAAAGGACAAAGCGGCATTTCAAGAGCGTCCACAGACAGGAAAACAAAATGTCGTCAGCTTGCAAAGCGTGCAGAAATCCTCTAAAGTGGTGTTAAGTGAGCCGCGTGTTTATGCAGAAGCGCAGGAGATTGCAGACCATATTAAAAACAGACGTGCAGTCGTCGTAAATTTGCAGCGCATTCAGCACGATCAAGCAAAGCGAATCATCGATTTCTTAAGTGGAACTGTTTATGCAATCGGTGGAGACATCCAGCGTATTGGCTCGAATATATTCCTCTGCACACCTGATAATGTGGATGTATCTGGCACAATATCAGAGCTATTGACAGAGGAAGAACCTCAGAGGTGGTAAATCATAGTGATTCTATATTACATTTTCCAGTTTTTACAAACTGCATTAACGATTTATTCATTCGCGATTATTATTTACATCTTCATGTCATGGGTGCCATCTGCAAGAGAAACATCAATTGGGCGTTTCCTGACAAATATTTGCGAACCGTATTTAGAACCATTTCGTAAAATTATTCCGCCAATTGGCATGATTGACATCTCGCCAATTGTGGCATTGCTTGTGATTCGTTTTGCATCATTATATGGACTAACTGGTCTTTACAATATGATTGCACGCTTCATGTAGACAGGCTGCCGGGCTTGGCACTGCCAGGCTCTTTTACATAAGAGGGGAACAAAATGAGCGATATTTATCAACATTTTAGAAAAGAAGAACAGCCATTTGTCGACCAAGTGTTAGGCTGGAAAAAAATCGCACTCGACCAGTATCGAATGAAATTAACAGACTTTCTTGATCCGCGTGAGCAGTTTATTACCGAGTCCGTCATTCAGCATGCTGATGACCTTAGGATCATGTTTTTTGGCGGGTATGAAGGAGCGGAGCGTAAAAGAGCTCTCATTTATCCTGAATATTTAGAACCTGATATTCAGGATGTTGAACTGTCTTATTTTCAAGTGAACTATGCGAAAAAGTTTATTTCCTTAGAACATCCGAAGCTTCTTGGTTCACTGATTGGGACAGGCTTGAAGCGTCAAAAATTTGGAGATCTGTTATTTTCAGAGGAAGATGTGCAGTTTATTTGTACGAGTGATGTTGCCGACTTTGTTCGGGCGCAGCTGACGCATGTCGGCAGAGCATCCGTTTCATTAGAGGAAATCACGCAGAACGATTTAAAGCCGGTTATGAGCAAGAGTGACATCAAAGAAGATACCATTTCTTCACTAAGGCTTGATGCGATATGTGCTGCAGTTAGCCGTCAGTCTCGGCAAAAGGCACAGCTTTTGGTCAAAAACGGGCTTGTCAAAGTTAACTGGAAAGTCACTGAGGACCCTTCCTTTACAATCGGCGAAGGCGATCAGCTCTCTGTTCGGGGATTTGGCCGCTTTAGCTTGAAAACGATTGATGGGAAGACCAAAAAAGATAAATTTAAAGTAACATTTGAGCTTCTGACATAACGAACTTGAATCTGGAGGTGGCGAGGTTGCCATTAACACCTAATGATATTCATAATAAAACGTTCACAAAAAGCTTTCGCGGATATGACGAAGATGAAGTAAATGAGTTTTTGAGCCAAGTGCGTAAAGATTATGAAATCGTACTTCGTAAAAAGAACGAACTTGAAGAAAAAGTAAACGAGCTTGATGAAAGACTTGGTCATTTTGCGACAATTGAAGAGACACTAAACAAATCGATTCTTGTAGCGCAAGAAGCAGCAGAAGACGTCAAACGTCATTCTGATAAAGAAGCAAAATTGATTATTCGTGAAGCAGAGAAAAATGCAGATCGTATTATCAACGAAGCGCTATCAAAATCAAGAAAGATTGCGATGGAAATCGAAGAGCTCAAGAAGCAGTCGAAAGTCTTTAGAACTCGCTTCCAAATGCTCATCGAAGCTCAGCTTGATCTTCTGAAAAATGATGATTGGGATCATTTACTGGAATATGAAGTTGACGCTGTCTTTGACGAAAAAGAATAAGCGCATCATCTTGACATGACGTGCACATGTTGCATATAATACCATCATAAATTAACAAGAGATAAACGTTTGAAAGGGACACTCGCAGTTGTCACATGCGTAATAAAGCGAATCAGGGATGGTGGAAGCCTGACATTACGAAACGCTGCAATGAGATCACCCCTTTAGTTCCTTTTCTGAAATGAATGAGTAAGAAAAGGCGTCTGATCACGTTACGATTTTAGAGTGGATAAGTGGCTGTTTCTTAGCGCTTGTCTAAAAGGGTGGTACCGCGAGACAAGCCTTCTCGTCCCTTATGGGATGAGAGGGCTTTTTTTATTGTTTTTTAATACGAATTTGCATGTGGAGGAATGGGTATGAACTACAAAGACACCTTATTAATGCCGAAAACAGAATTCCCAATGAGAGGGAACTTGCCGAACAAAGAGCCTGAAATCCAAGAGGAGTGGGCAGAAAAAGACATCTATCAAATGGTTTTAGAGCGGACAAAAGGACGCCCGACCTTTATTTTGCATGATGGACCTCCATATGCGAATGGTGACATTCATATGGGTCACGCACTTAATAAAATCTTAAAAGATTTTATTGTGCGTTTTAAATCAATGAATGGGTTCCACGCTCCGTACGTACCTGGCTGGGATACACACGGCTTACCAATTGAAACAGCACTCACTAAAAATAAAAAAGTCAAACGTAAAGAAATGTCGA
Coding sequences:
- a CDS encoding NAD(P)H-dependent oxidoreductase codes for the protein MSIYQQLLARERSGEPIKVGIIGAGQMGFGLISQISKIPGMIVAGVCDIHLSAAEKAANFYKQHAKPHQMVVTNDYREVIQSDFVEVVVDATGVPEVGANISLEALNSKKHLVLLNVEVDITIGLVMHKLFTNAGLVYSGSAGDEPAATLELYEFAKTMGLEVLVAGKGKNNPFFPEANPDTCKAEADSKHMSAHMLAAFQDGTKTMAEMNLLSNATGLLPDKVGMHGVEANLENVADKLNQKQQGGVLDHFGVVEYVNGLAPGVFVIVKSDLEPVDEELRYLKVGKGPHYTLYRPFHLASLETPVTIAKAVLQHDSSIHPIGVPVSETVAVAKRDIKAGESLDGIGGYSVRGVLETHQDMKANGHIPIGLISGKVIAKKDIKLGQFLTHDDVELDSNTTVWKLRSLQDHLFQS
- a CDS encoding transcriptional regulator GutM, translating into MEKLAIVLCIVLVVQYGLSFIQIKYYRKSMDSLIDDYRGKHGYHLFSGMERRKVGPGAIALIIVDESYIIQKCHVLGGVSILSKFKEVPSYEGKHVGAVLDEHHMMKQTLKKRKKGPAVMQALSMAAEQALVSISKKNITNVN
- the srlA gene encoding PTS glucitol/sorbitol transporter subunit IIC — its product is MEWIQWFGEHFIGMFEAGGKQFMGLVTGIVPTLVVLLTFTYAVMKFIGEERVNRAIQFAAKYTILRYTLMPILSVLILTNPMAYTFGRFLPEKQKPAFYDSAVSFVHPVTSLFPYANAGELFVYLGIANGIKEAGYSMSELAVRYFLVGIVVILLRGIITEWITKYLAGKMKANSQ
- the srlE gene encoding PTS glucitol/sorbitol transporter subunit IIB, whose amino-acid sequence is MTNHKVFVAKGAGGWGKGLELEPTGKRRKVVSITGGGIHPVARKIAEMTGTEACDGFKNSIPEDEMMCVVIDCGGTARIGLYPMKRIPTVDVLASSPSGPLAKHITEDIFVSGVTEKDISFAEASDGEETVEGQESSGPIDKENFKETYSKLKEENIERQEKGNFLMRFSRGIGKVTGTFYQAGRDSVDMLLKNIIPFMAFVSMLIGIINYTKIGDLIAHFLSPLAGSLWGLLLLVVVCTLPFLSPVLGPGAVIAQVIGVLIGSQIALGNIPPQFALPALFAINGQVGCDFIPVGLSLGEAKPETVQYGVPAVLYSRLITGVLSVVIAYVASFGMY
- a CDS encoding PTS glucitol/sorbitol transporter subunit IIA, translated to MVTQSVVKEIGILVPQFKEDKLIVLFGPAAPQELRDMSVIHEFEHLEEEPLKLGGTIQVGDQTYTITAVGNKANDNFKELGHISIYFQEPFDDVLPGAVFASPHTFPDIKEGVRIEIS
- a CDS encoding ABC transporter ATP-binding protein, which codes for MSLELKNVSLKRNGKWLLQAVDWQVNKEEHWVLYGLNGAGKTALLNMLCSYYFPTSGEMTVLGHVFGKEALGEKLRKKIGLISAGLEKKLHRDDNAFEIVLSGAFASIGLYETPTDEIREKAIDLLKAFGSFKYANRTYETLSQGEKQKVLIARVLMNDPQLLILDEPVTGLDFLAREQVLETISFIASKSNAPTMLYTTHHAEEILPVFQHTLLLKDGTVFDQGETKEMMTSDLLSSFFECSVDVMWRNGRPHLSKV
- a CDS encoding YlmC/YmxH family sporulation protein produces the protein MISISEFQIKDVVDVSSGKKLGTIGDIDINVTSGKIQAIIIGGTGKMMGFFGKEEEMIVPWRNIVKIGEDVILVRLSS
- the pgeF gene encoding peptidoglycan editing factor PgeF, producing the protein MTYKYDPFQQKSPYAMTIHDWTNMTCSGKEVLAGFTTKNGGFSLSPYQSLNTGLHVGDDASSVQMNRQVIADDAAVPLSDWVFADQTHEDRIKKVTKEQRGRGSLHYHEALPGTDGLYTSEPNMMLALCFADCVPLYFLAPQNGLIGTAHAGWKGTVKQIGAKMVDVWINREGVKTDQIQVVIGPSIGSCCYIVDDVVLNQVKQLHFSTDDVYSEISQGQYKLDLKTLNKNVLLHAGIKEENIHVSSMCTSCNEQLFFSHRRDQGKTGRMMSFVGFKEA
- a CDS encoding YggS family pyridoxal phosphate-dependent enzyme, with protein sequence MNVRENLRQINEQINEACKRAGRNPADVSVVAVTKYVSVERALEAKKAGILHFGENRDQGLLEKQAAITDENISWHFIGSLQTRKVKSVIQTIDYLHSLDRMSLANEIEKRADHTVRCFVQVNTSQEESKHGLQSEDVIPFVKQLADFRHIEIAGLMTMAPFTDDHTVIRNCFKTLKHLQEEVKHLNQVNAPCQHLSMGMSNDFEIAIEEGATFVRIGSSLVGNETGGA
- the sepF gene encoding cell division protein SepF; its protein translation is MSIKNKFKSFFTLDDEEYEYEYIDEEREPAQEEKSTKDKAAFQERPQTGKQNVVSLQSVQKSSKVVLSEPRVYAEAQEIADHIKNRRAVVVNLQRIQHDQAKRIIDFLSGTVYAIGGDIQRIGSNIFLCTPDNVDVSGTISELLTEEEPQRW
- a CDS encoding YggT family protein; this encodes MILYYIFQFLQTALTIYSFAIIIYIFMSWVPSARETSIGRFLTNICEPYLEPFRKIIPPIGMIDISPIVALLVIRFASLYGLTGLYNMIARFM
- a CDS encoding RNA-binding protein; this translates as MSDIYQHFRKEEQPFVDQVLGWKKIALDQYRMKLTDFLDPREQFITESVIQHADDLRIMFFGGYEGAERKRALIYPEYLEPDIQDVELSYFQVNYAKKFISLEHPKLLGSLIGTGLKRQKFGDLLFSEEDVQFICTSDVADFVRAQLTHVGRASVSLEEITQNDLKPVMSKSDIKEDTISSLRLDAICAAVSRQSRQKAQLLVKNGLVKVNWKVTEDPSFTIGEGDQLSVRGFGRFSLKTIDGKTKKDKFKVTFELLT
- a CDS encoding DivIVA domain-containing protein, with the protein product MPLTPNDIHNKTFTKSFRGYDEDEVNEFLSQVRKDYEIVLRKKNELEEKVNELDERLGHFATIEETLNKSILVAQEAAEDVKRHSDKEAKLIIREAEKNADRIINEALSKSRKIAMEIEELKKQSKVFRTRFQMLIEAQLDLLKNDDWDHLLEYEVDAVFDEKE